In Pyricularia oryzae 70-15 chromosome 2, whole genome shotgun sequence, one genomic interval encodes:
- a CDS encoding protein disulfide-isomerase erp38: MGNLRSLGLFFLAAFATTQVAAESDVLDLVPSNFDDVVLKSGTPTLVEFFAPWCGHCKQLAPTYENLAQSFAASKGKVQIAKVDADAEKSLGKRFGVQGFPTLKWFDGKSDKPIDYEGGRDLDSLAGFITEKTGVKPKRKLAPPSNVVMLSDSTFSKTIGGDKNVLVAFTAPWCGHCKSLAPIWEDLAQTFALEDDVIIAKVDAEAENSKATANDQGVQSYPTIKFWAKGQSKPEDYNGGRSEADFVKFLNEKTGTQRAAGGGVDATSGTIAALDAIVVKYTGGTLLSDAAAEIKKEAESLKDAAQVKYAQYYIRVFDKLSKNDDFASKELARLDGMLKKGGLAPAKLDELTRKTNVLRKFVEKVTGKDEL; encoded by the exons ATGGGTAACCTTAGGAGCCTCGGGCTCTTCTTCCTGGCCGCTTTTGCGACCACGCAAGTCGCCGCCGAATCGGACGTCCTCGACCTTGTGCCCTCCAACTTTGACGACGTTGTTCTCAAGTCCGGAACGCCCACTCTTGTCGAGTTCTTTGCCCCATGGTGCGGCCACTGCAAGCAGCTCGCTCCCACCTACGAGAATCTCGCACAGTCCTTTGCCGCCTCCAAGGGCAAGGTCCAGATCGCAAAGGTCGATGCCGATGCCGAGAAGAGCTTGGGCAAGCGCTTCGGCGTTCAGGGATTCCCGACGCTCAAGTGGTTCGATGGAAAGAGCGACAAGCCGATCGACTATGAGGGCGGCCGTGACCTCGACAGCCTGGCTGGATTTATCACCGAGAAGACTGGCGTGAAGCCCAAGCGCAAGCTTGCCCCTCCCTCAAACGTTGTCATGCTGAGCGACTCAACCTTCTCCAAGACCATCGGCGGTGACAAGAACGTCCTAGTTGCCTTTACCGCTCCTTGGTGTGGAC ACTGCAAGTCCCTGGCACCGATCTGGGAGGACCTTGCTCAAACCTTCGCCCTGGAGGACGATGTCATCATCGCCAAAGTtgacgccgaggccgagaacaGCAAGGCCACCGCCAACGACCAGGGCGTCCAGTCTTACCCCACCATCAAGTTCTGGGCCAAGGGCCAGTCCAAGCCCGAGGACTACAATGGCGGCCGCTCCGAGGCCGATTTTGTCAAGTTCCTCAACGAGAAGACTGGCACCCAGCGTGCCGCCGGAGGTGGTGTTGATGCCACCTCGGGCACCATCGCCGCGCTCGACGCCATCGTCGTCAAGTACACGGGAGGTACTTTGCTCAGCGACGCCGCCGCTGAGATCAAGAAGGAGGCCGAGAGCCTGAAGGACGCTGCTCAGGTCAAGTACGCCCAGTACTACATCCGTGTCTTTGACAAGCTGAGCAAGAACGACGACTTTGCCTCCAAGGAGCTTGCTCGTCTGGACGGCATGCTGAAGAAGGGCGGTCTGGCCCCTGCCAAGCTCGATGAGCTTACCCGCAAGACGAACGTCCTGAGGAAGTTTGTCGAAAAGGTCACTGGCAAGGACGAGTTGTAA
- a CDS encoding elongation factor Tu yields MSATFRSLAPFARTARFAFKKTGNPLVSLQQQSRSPVLNLRRGYAVYERTKPHVNIGTIGHVDHGKTTLSAAITKRQAEKGFANFLDYAAIDKAPEERKRGITISSAHIEYSTENRHYSHVDCPGHADYIKNMITGAANMDGAIIVVAASDGQMPQTREHLLLARQIGIQKIVVFVNKVDALDDPEMLELVEMEMRELLNSYGFAGDDTPVIMGSALCALNDKRPEIGQQKIDELLEAVDTWIPTPERDLDKPFLMSVEDVFTIGGRGTVVSGRVQRGILKRDAEIEIVGKSDEVVKTKVTDIETFKKSCEESRAGDNSGLLLRGVRREDIKRGQVIAAPGSIKAHKQFLVSLYVLTKEEGGRHTGFQENYMPQMYIRTASEACSLHWPEGTEDASSKMVMPGDNVEMTATLHSPIAVEPGLRINIREGGKTVATGLVTRILK; encoded by the exons ATGTCTGCTACTTTCAGATCCCTCGCACCGTTCGCCAGAACGGCGCGGTTCGCCTTCAAGAAGACGGGCAACCCCTTGGTCTCACTCCAGCAGCAGTCAAGGTCTCCTGTCCTGAACTTGAGGAGAGGTTACGCTGTGTACGAGAGGACAAAGCCTCACGTCAACATCG GCACAATCGGTCACGTCGATCACGGCAAGACCACCCTTTCCGCTGCCATCACCAAGAGGCAGGCCGAGAAGGGCTTCGCAAACTTCCTTGACTATGCCGCCATCGACAAGGCTCCCGAGGAGAGGAAGCGTGGTATCACCATCTCGTCAGCACACATCGAGTACTCTACGGAAAACCGTCACTACTCCCACGTTGACTGCCCGGGTCACGCCGATTACATCAAGAACATGATTACTGGTGCTGCCAACATGGACGGTGCCATTATTGTCGTCGCTGCCTCGGATGGTCAGATGCCCCAGACCCGTGAGCACTTGCTTCTCGCCCGCCAGATTGGTATCCAGAAGATCGttgtcttcgtcaacaaggtCGACGCTCTCGATGACCCTGAAATGTTGGAGCTTGTCGAGATGGAGATGCGTGAGCTGCTCAACAGCTATGGCTTCGCTGGTGATGACACCCCCGTTATCATGGGTTCGGCCCTTTGCGCTCTGAACGACAAGCGCCCCGAAATCGGTCAGCAGAAGATCGACGAGCTGCTTGAGGCCGTTGACACCTGGATCCCCACCCCCGAGCGTGACCTTGACAAGCCCTTCCTGATGTCGGTTGAGGATGTCTTCACCATCGGCGGTCGTGGTACAGTCGTCTCGGGCCGTGTCCAGCGCGGTATCCTGAAGCGTGATGCTGAGATCGAGATTGTTGGCAAATCCGACGAGGTTGTCAAGACCAAGGTCACCGATATTGAGACCTTCAAGAAGTCGTGCGAGGAGTCTCGCGCTGGTGACAACTCTGGTTTGCTGCTCCGTGGTGTCCGCCGTGAGGACATCAAGCGCGGTCAGGTCATCGCTGCCCCTGGCAGCATCAAGGCCCACAAGCAGTTCCTGGTCTCTCTCTACGTCCTGaccaaggaggagggtggaaGGCACACTGGTTTCCAGGAGAACTACATGCCCCAGATGTACATCAGGACTGCCAGCGAGGCCTGCTCCCTGCACTGGCCCGAGGGCACCGAGGATGCCTCCAGCAAGATGGTCATGCCCGGTGACAATGTTGAGATGACCGCTACCCTGCACAGCCCTATCGCTGTCGAGCCTGGTTTGAGGATCAATATCCGTGAGGGTGGCAAGACTGTCGCCACTGGTCTGGTTACTCGCATCCTCAAATAA
- a CDS encoding 30S ribosomal protein S14p/S29e, giving the protein MSHDSVWNSRPRTYGKGARSCRVCTHRAGLIRKYGLDICRQCFREKAADIGFVKHR; this is encoded by the exons ATGTCTCACGATAGCGTTTGGAACTCCCGCCCCCGCACCTACGGCAAGGGCGCGCGGTCGTG CCGTGTCTGCACCCACCGTGCCGGTCTGATCCGCAAGTACGGCCTCGACATCTGCCGTCAGTGCTTCCGTGAGAAGGCTGCCGACATTGGCTTCGTCAAG CACCGTTAA
- a CDS encoding initiator tRNA phosphoribosyl transferase yields the protein MANLSEKDLIFSEQANHNFSRILGALKRSNLSIENRLRSIRDDADFVASVHAAYATGPNSRRPLVANERCGSWYVPPGSKGGSAYFKSTDGHQGQWRFSTRRLNLHLLPLIGEHDGCIIVDSTRRGKRIPDALSKTIPIWCCVVNRVLFPNLPAHAHDVFVPPYAVSDSECAQMLSRIPEHVASFQRLDPDLASLRSQIRKPLRPMWVIQPESGAATAELPGFDNDDSNDGQATPATVIFEDFHPVICCTSSRRVVGTEMSESGYIQGAGDDTENWAHGLTPPVFWAHADRLLSTPEADLPDLIRSLVAESAAGSAQAGTAAAQELTSFLAVAALPLPSTTTEQAGPASPTAVVQLSPVVTKPETWHKSPTLIDVGIGKGKLASRNLRQALPAICSFVREAALKQQQQKKTAEGTKILVACESGKDVSVGVALALACRCLDEDGNVLPADQAQVERRPVTKDFIRVRLGRIMTAMPEANPSRATLQSVNSFLMDWRG from the exons ATGGCAAACCTGTCGGAAAAGGACCTTATCTTCTCGGAGCAGGCCAACCACAACTTCTCGCGCATCCTCGGGGCCCTCAAGCGCTCCAACCTGAGCATCGAGAACCGCCTGCGGTCCATCCGCGACGATGCCGACTTTGTGGCCTCTGTCCATGCCGCATATGCGACAGGGCCAAATAGTAGGCGGCCTCTCGTCGCCAACGAGCGGTGCGGCTCCTGGTATGTTCCGCCCGGGTCCAAGGGTGGTTCAGCCTACTTCAAGAGCACCGACGGGCACCAGGGCCAGTGGAGGTTTAGCACGAGGCGGCTGAACCTGCACCTACTACCTTTGATCGGCGAGCATGATGG ATGCATCATTGTGGACTCGACCCGGAGGGGCAAGCGGATCCCTGACGCCCTCAGCAAAACCATCCCGATATGGTGCTGCGTCGTGAACCGGGTCCTGTTCCCAAACCTCCCAGCGCACGCCCACGACGTCTTCGTCCCGCCGTACGCAGTCTCCGACTCTGAGTGCGCCCAGATGCTGTCGAGGATCCCAGAGCACGTGGCCTCGTTCCAACGGCTGGACCCGGACCTCGCCTCGCTCAGGAGCCAGATTCGCAAGCCGCTGCGGCCCATGTGGGTGATCCAGCCCGAGTCTggcgccgccacggccgAGCTGCCAGGCTTCGATAACGACGACAGCAACGACGGGCAGGCGACGCCCGCGACCGTCATCTTCGAGGACTTCCATCCTGTCATCTGCTGCACGAGCTCGCGGCGCGTCGTCGGCACCGAGATGAGCGAGTCGGGTTACATCCAGGGCGCCGGCGACGACACGGAGAACTGGGCCCACGGGCTCACCCCGCCCGTGTTCTGGGCGCACGCGGACCGGCTGCTCTCAACACCCGAGGCGGACCTCCCGGACCTGATCCGGTCGCTCGTGGCGGAGAGTGCCGCAGGGTCCGCGCAGGCTGGGACAGCGGCCGCGCAGGAGCTTACCAGCTTCCTCGCCGTGGCTGCGCTGCCGTTACCCTCCACCACGACCGAGCAGGCAGGTCCCGCATCGCCGACGGCCGTAGTTCAGCTTTCACCTGTCGTCACCAAGCCCGAGACGTGGCACAAGTCGCCAACGCTGATCGATGTCGGGATTGGGAAGGGAAAACTGGCGTCGCGGAACCTGCGACAGGCCCTACCCGCCATATGCTCGTTTGTACGAGAAGCCGCgctcaagcagcagcagcaaaagaagacGGCTGAAGGGACCAAGATCCTCGTCGCCTGCGAAAGCGGCAAGGATGTATCGGTTGGTGTTGCCCTGGCGCTCGCATGCCGTTGCCTTGACGAGGACGGCAACGTGCTTCCTGCGGATCAGGCGCAGGTGGAGAGACGGCCGGTTACAAAGGATTTCATCAGGGTCAGGCTGGGTCGGATAATGACGGCGATGCCAGAGGCGAATCCAAGCCGAGCTACTTTGCAGAGTGTAAATAGCTTCCTGATGGACTGGCGAGGTTGA